The window CCGCTCCGCTCCTCGCGCGGTACGGGCCGACGGACATGAGCAAAGAGACAGTGCTCGCGCTGCCGTCGTGGAGCCACCTCGCGGGCACGGACCAGTTCGGGCGGGACATCCTCAGCCGTCTCTTGTACGGCGCCCGGATCGCGCTCGCGATCGGCGTCGGGTCGACCGCGGTCGCCGCGGTGTGCGGGGTGCCGCTCGGCCTCTGGACGGGCTTCAAAGGCGGCGCCGTGGACGCCGCCGCGATGCGGACCGTGGATACGCTCCTCGCGATCCCCCCGGTGCTGCTCGCGATGGCGCTCGTGGCCGCGGTGGGGCCGGGGTCGGTGAACGCCGGCGTGGCGATCGCGATCGTCGGCCTGCCGCAGTTCGCGCGGATCGCCCGGGCCGGCGTGCTGACGCACCGCGAGATGGAGTACGTGGAGGCGTCGGTCGCCGCGGGCGCGCGCGACGCCCGGATCGTCTTTCGCACCATCCTACCGAACGTGCTCTCGCCGGTGCTGGTCCAGATCCCCATCGGCGTGTCCCGCGCCATCCTGCTCGAGGCGAGCCTGAGCTTTCTCGGCCTCGGGACCCAGCCGCCGCAGCCCTCCTGGGGACTGATGATCAGCGAGAGCCGCGAGTACATGTACGCCGCGCCGTGGTACGGCATCTTCCCGGGCCTCCTGATCGCGTTGACCGTGCTCGCGTTGAACCACGCGGCGGACCGGGTACGGGCCCGCTGGAGCCCTGATCGGGCGCGCTAACGCGGCGCGGGGGTGCGGATTTTGCCAAATCGGTTTGACTACCGGCGCCGCCGTGTCCCATAATTGCGGCGATGCGGCGCGGCGGGGCGCTCGGGCCGCCGGGCCCGCGTCCGGACTGCCGTGCCTGCGGGGGGACGCCGGATGAGATTCTTTGGGCATGCCGACGTGATCGTCGTCGGGGGCGGGACCGCCGGCATCGTCGCGGCGATCGCCAGCGCGCGAAGCGGCGCGCCGACGCTGCTCGTGGAGCAGTCGAGCGGTCTCGGCGGGACGAGTACCAGGGGTCTCATGAACTGCTTCGTGACCTTTCACGACGCCGGAGGCCGCCAGGCCGTTCGCGGCATCGCCCAGGAGATCGTGGACCGGCTGGTCCGGGCGGGCGGCTCGGCCGGGCACACCGCGGATACGATGGGTGAATGCGTGACGCGCGTCCTCTTCGACCCGTTCGTGCTCGGCAACGTGCTGTTCGAGATGGCGGGGGAGGCGGGCGTCGAGCTGCTGCTGCACAGCAGCGTCGTCGACGTGCTGATGGACGGCGACCGGCTGAAGGGGCTGGTGCTGCACAACAAGGGCGGGCTGCAAGTTGCGACGTGCGGTGTGTGCATCGACGCGAGCGGCGACGGGGACGTGGCGGCGGCCGCCGGCGCGCCGTTCGAGAAGGCGGCGCGCGGAGAGCTGCAGCCGATCACGCTGATGTACCGCCTCGGCGGCGTGGACATCGACCGGTGGGCCGATTTCGTCCGCGGGCGGCCGCGGGAGTTCGAGATGACGCGCGTGCCCGACGATCCGCGCGCGGAAGGGCTCGGGATCATGAGCCTGACGTATTTTCAGCCGTTCCGGGACGCGGTGCGGGCCGGGGAGCTGCCCCGCGGAATCTCCGGCGAGCAGGTGTGGCTCTTGTGCGGACGCGAGGAGGCGCGGCAGGGCGTCGTGACGGTCAACGGCACGCGGGTGGAAGGCCTCGACGGGACGAACCCGCGCGAGCTGACCCGCGCCGAGGCGGACGCCCGGCGCCAGGCCGCCGGGCTCAGCGCGTGGCTCCGCGGCCGCATGCCGGGGTTCGAGCAGTGCTACATCTACCAGACCGCGCAGCAGCTCGGCGTGCGCGAGACCCGGCGCATCGTCGGCGACTACATGCTGACTGAAGACGACGTCTTGTCGGCGCGGGCGTTCGAGGACGCGATCGCGAAAGGATCCACCCCCATCGACATCCACGGCGGCGCCGACGCCGGCGGCGAGAACTACTGGATCAAGACCACCGACTTGGGCATTATGGCGTACGATATCCCGTACCGGTGCCTCGTGCCGCGCAACGTGGAGCAGCTGCTCGTCGCGGGCCGGTGCATCTCGACCACCCATAAGGCCCACGGCGCGACGCGCATGCAGCCGGTGTGCATGGCGACCGGGCAGGCCGCCGGCACCGCGGCGGCGCTCGCCGCCGCGCGCGCGGTGCCGCCGCGCGCGATCGACGTCCGCCACCTGCAGGACGCGTTGATCCAGGCCGGCCAGGTGATTCGCGAAGACCAAATGGTGTGAGGCGATAGGATGGACGCTCACGGGTTGCGGGTGGTTCATTACATCAACCAGTTCTTCGCGGGGATCGGCGGCGAAGAGCGCGCCGACACGCCGCCGGCCGTCAAGGACGGCCCGGTCGGTCCCGGACGGGCGATCCAGGCCGCCCTCGGTTCGCACGGCGCCGTGGCCTCGAGTATGGTCTGCGGCGACAGCTACTTCAACGAGCGGATCGACGCGGCCGGCGAGGCGGTGCGCGCGTGGCTCGGCGCGCAGCGGCCCGACGTGGTGATCGCGGGCCCGGCGTTCGCCGCGGGCCGGTATGGGCGCGCCTGCGTCGAGGTGTGCCGCATCGCCGCGGATCTCGGGATTCCCGCCGTCACCGGCATGCACCCCGAGAATCCCGGGCTGTTGATGTACCGGGAGGCGTACGTCGTGCCGACCGCCGGCAACGCGGCGGGCATGGCCGCGGCGCTCGGCGCGATCGTGCCGCTCGCCCGCAAGCTCGGCGCGGGGCTCCCGGTCGGACCGGCGGAGGACGAGGGCTACCTGCCGCGCGGCATCCGGCGGCCCGGAGCGCGGGCGCTGCCCGGGGCGCGGCGGGCCGTCGATATGCTCGTCGCCAAGCTCGGCGGGACGCCGTTTCGCACCGAGCTCCCGGTCGAAGGCTACGAAGCCGTGGCGCCCGCGCCGCCCGTCGCGGACATGCCCCACGCGACGATCGCGGTGGTGACGACCGGCGCGATCGTGCCGAAGGGCAATCCGGACCACCTCAAGCGGTGCAGCGAGACGCGGTGGCAGCGCTACGAGCTGGAGGGGCGGACGCGCCTCGAGCCGGACGAGTTCGAGTGCGTCCACGGCGGCTTCTACAACGTCCCGGCGTCGGAGAACCCGAACGTCGTGCTGCCGCTGGACGCGCTGCGGGAGCTCGAGCGCCGCGGCCTCTTCGCGCGGCTCGCCGACTTCTACTGCACCACGACCGGCAACGACCAGCGGTTCGCGGACTGCGTGCGCAACGGCAAGGAGATCGCGGAGCTGCTCTGGCAGGAGCGGATCGACGGCGTGCTGCTCGTCGCGACCTGAGGGTCGTGCAATCGTTGCGGCGCAACGATCAGCAAAGAGATCGAGCGGCGGCGGATCCCGGTGGCCGTGATCAGCGCGCTGCCGCCGCTGGCGATGCAGGCCGGCGCGAACCGCGTCGTGCAGGGGGTCAAGATCGAGCACGTCTGCGGGGACCCGGCGCTGCCGGCGGAGGAGGACGGGGAGGTGCGCCGGCGCCTCGTGGAGCGCGGGCTGCGGGCGCTCGGGACCGCGGTGGAGCGTCCCACGCTCTTCGAAGGGGACGGCACGATGGTGACGGCGCGGTGACGGCGTCGATGAACCTGACCGTGGGGACGTTTCCCGTCCGCGAGGTGGCCTTCGGCGCGCCGGCGGGATGGCGGGACGGGCGCCTCGTCGTCGACGCGGACCGCGTCGCGGCGCTCGTGCGCGAGGACCGCCGCATCCGGCGCGTCGCGGTGGATCTCGTTCAGCCGGGAGAGGCGGCGCGGATCGTGCAGGTGCGCGACGTGATCGAGCCGCGGGTCAAGGTGGAGGGGCCCGGCCACACCTACCCCGGCATCTGCGGCCACGCACCGGACACCGTGGGCGACGGCGTCACGCACCGCTACGCCGGCCTCGGCGTGCTGATCGCGTCCGAGGCGCTGCCCCACATCCGGCGCACGGTCAGCGCGGCCACCGACAGCCTGATCGACATGTCCGGGCCCGGCGCCGTCACCGTGTACAGCACGCTGCGCTACGTCGCCCTGACCATCGAGACGCTGCCGGACCTCGATCTCACCTCGTGGAACGACGCGCTGCGCGGGGCCGCCCACCGCGTCGCGGCCGACCTCGCGGAGCTCGTGCGCGCCCAGACGCCGCCGGAACGGCGCGCGTACCTCCTGGCGCCGCCCGCCGCGGGACGCCCGCGGGTCGTGCACGTGCACACGCTCAACGCCTCGATGGTCCCGGGGATCGGCACCGGCATCTATGGGTACACGCAGCACGCCCTGCCGGTGCTGCTGCACCCGAACGAGATCCTCGACGGGGCGATCGCCGGCGACGCCGTCGTCACCTATCCCGGGAAGTGCACCTGGCTGCACGTGAACAACCCGGCGCTCGGCGCGCTGTACGAGCGCGACGGGACGGATCTCGCCTGGCTCGGCTCGATCATCTCGCGCACGCGGTGGGGCGGGCTCGACGAGAAGCGCCTCAGCGCGTACCAGACCGCCAAACTGGCCGCGATGCTCGGCGCCGACGGCGCGCTCGTCACCTGGAACCACGGCGGCAACGATCTCCTCGAAGTGATGATGACGATTCAAAGCCTCGAGCGCGCGGGCATCAAGACGACGTTCCTCACGATCGAGTCGGACATCAAGGTGGTGCGGATGACGCCGGCGCTCGCGGAGACCGGCACCTCGGAACCGCCGCTCTTGTTCAGCGTGCCGGAGGCCGACGCGATCGTCAGTACCGGGACCCTCGCCCCCGCCGACCCGCTGCCGGCGATGCCGCGGGTGATCGGCGGGCGGGACGTCGTGTTCGATCAGGAGCGCCCCGACGTCCGCACCCCCGCGGCCGGGCCGCTGGATCTCGAGGCGGTGTCGGGCGCATACTCGCCGATCTTCGGGCACTTCGACAACTACGGTCTGGGGCGCCAGAGCTACCTTGACTACTGAGGGCGCGAGGCCGGTCTCGAACGGCGTCCGGCCCGTCGTCCGCGCGGCGCGGTTTGCGATGGCCCATACCCCCGCGCTGATCGCGGCCGGCTCGAAGCCGCGGCGGGAACTCGCCGTGCGCGGGGCGGCGGAGCGCGAAGCCCTTCTCAGGCACCTGCGGTCGTTCGAGGACGCCGTGCGGTATCCGCCGCACCAGGTGATGCTCGGCGCGCTCCCGCCCGAGGCGCTGTGGGGGATTCCGAGGCCGTGGCATGACCGGCCGGTGGACGGAGCGCGGGCGGAGGGCCCCGGCGGCCGGATGCTCGACGAGATGGAGTTCTACGCGTGGCTGGCTCGGGCGGATGCGGCGAGCCTGCTCTATGTCACCCCGGAGTTCGCGCGGACGCTGCAGCACTTCGGCGCGCCCGAGCGGATCCAGACGATGACAGCCCCCGGCCTGGCGCGGGCGGTGGAGCGCGGCGCCGAGCCCCTGCGGCGCACGCCCGACGAGACGGTCGGTGCCGTCGTCCCCGCGCACGAGCAGGACGAGTCGCTCGCGGCGCCGGTGCTGCTGGAGAACCTCGCGGCCAAGGTCACCGGCGGGCTCGCTCTGCGGGCGCTCCTCGACGCGGTCGACTCGGACACTCCCGTCGACTACCTGATTGGATGCGGCGAGGAAGCGGTAGGCGATCGGTATCAGCGCGGGGGCGGCAACCTGGCAAAAGCGATGGGAGAGCTCGCCGGCGTCCGGACCGCCGGGGCGTCGGACGTGAAGTCGTTCTGCGCCGGCCCGCTGCACGCGCTTCTGCTGGCCGGCGCGCTCGTCGCCGGCGGCGTGTACCGGCGCGTGGTCGTGGTCGCCGGCGGGTCGCTGGCGAAGCTGGGCATGAAGTACCGCGGCCACCTGTCCGCCGGCTATCCGGTGCTGGAGGACGTCATCGTCGGCGCCGCGATCGACGTCGTGCCCGACGATGGGCGCAGTCCCGTCCTCCGGCTCGACGCCGCCGCGGTGCACCGGGTCGGCGACGGCGCGGCCCCGCACCAGATGGCCCAGGTATTGTCTTCCGCGCCGCTGCGGGCCGCCGGGCTGCGGCTCTCCGACGTGGACCGCTACGCCGTCGAGCTGCACAATCCGGACATCACCGAACCCGCGGGGTCGGGCGACGTGCCGTACCGCAACTATCAGATGATCGCGGCCCTGGCCGCGCAGGCCGGGGAGATCGAGCGCTCGGCGATGGACCGGTTCATCGAGGCCCACGGCATGCCGGGGTTCTCGCCGACCCAGGGGCATATCGCCTCGGCCGTGGCGTATCTGCCGCACGCGATCGCCGGCCTCACCGACGGTGCGCTGCGTCGGGTGCAGCTCGTGGCCAAGGGCAGTCTGTTTCTCGGACGCATGACCAATATGGCGGACGGCGCCAGCCTGCTGCTGGAGCGGAACGGGGCGCCGCCGGCCGGAGGGAGGTTCGCATGATCGATCTGCACGGCAAGCTCGTTCTCGCGCTCGGCGAGCGCGACGGCATCCCGGCACAGGCGATCGCCGCCTGCGCGGAGAGCGCCGGCGGCCGGGTCGTGTACGCCGCGACCCAGTGCTTCGTCTGAACGTCCGCGGGCGCGATGGATCTGGAGGAGCAGGGGAGGATACAGCAGCTCGTCGAGGCCGGCGAGCGCGACCGCATGGTGGTGGTGCTCGGCACGCCCAATGCCGCCAGCACGCTCATGATCGCGCTGACGCTGACCGAAGGCGACCCCAGCTACGCCGGACCGCTCGCCGGAGTCCCGTTGGGACTCCCCGTGTACCACGTGCTTGAGGAGAGCGTCAGGGACGCCATTCCGGCCGGGGTCTACGAAGAGCAAATCGGCCCGATGGCGTTCGTGCTGGACAAGCCCGGGATCGAAGAGGCCCTCGCCAAGGTTCGAACTCGGGTCAGTTCCTAGACATTCTCTTCCGAAAGGCGGCGAAACGATGAAGGAGTTGGTCGCGACAGGCTAGAATTGGCCGGACCATCAGATAATCACGTAACCTGGGTACCATATTAACCGATGCCAATCACGCCGGTCAAAACGACCAAACTCTACCTTCTAATTGTGGAGCAGCTTAAACAGCTGATCCGAAAAGGCGAGTTTCGGCCTGGGGACCGCTTACCCACGGAGCGTGAGCTTGCCCAACGGCTAAAGGTCAGCCGAGCGCCGACCAGAGAAGCGCTCGTGGCGCTGGAGCTGCTCGATGTGGTCGAGGGCCGGGTCGGCGAGGGATGGTTCGTCAAA of the bacterium genome contains:
- a CDS encoding ABC transporter permease, which gives rise to MTVSARALAGNHAPLRARAARRARVPDAGAVFLIAIAAAAAAAPLLARYGPTDMSKETVLALPSWSHLAGTDQFGRDILSRLLYGARIALAIGVGSTAVAAVCGVPLGLWTGFKGGAVDAAAMRTVDTLLAIPPVLLAMALVAAVGPGSVNAGVAIAIVGLPQFARIARAGVLTHREMEYVEASVAAGARDARIVFRTILPNVLSPVLVQIPIGVSRAILLEASLSFLGLGTQPPQPSWGLMISESREYMYAAPWYGIFPGLLIALTVLALNHAADRVRARWSPDRAR
- a CDS encoding FAD-dependent oxidoreductase, coding for MRFFGHADVIVVGGGTAGIVAAIASARSGAPTLLVEQSSGLGGTSTRGLMNCFVTFHDAGGRQAVRGIAQEIVDRLVRAGGSAGHTADTMGECVTRVLFDPFVLGNVLFEMAGEAGVELLLHSSVVDVLMDGDRLKGLVLHNKGGLQVATCGVCIDASGDGDVAAAAGAPFEKAARGELQPITLMYRLGGVDIDRWADFVRGRPREFEMTRVPDDPRAEGLGIMSLTYFQPFRDAVRAGELPRGISGEQVWLLCGREEARQGVVTVNGTRVEGLDGTNPRELTRAEADARRQAAGLSAWLRGRMPGFEQCYIYQTAQQLGVRETRRIVGDYMLTEDDVLSARAFEDAIAKGSTPIDIHGGADAGGENYWIKTTDLGIMAYDIPYRCLVPRNVEQLLVAGRCISTTHKAHGATRMQPVCMATGQAAGTAAALAAARAVPPRAIDVRHLQDALIQAGQVIREDQMV
- a CDS encoding glycine/betaine/sarcosine/D-proline family reductase selenoprotein B; protein product: MDAHGLRVVHYINQFFAGIGGEERADTPPAVKDGPVGPGRAIQAALGSHGAVASSMVCGDSYFNERIDAAGEAVRAWLGAQRPDVVIAGPAFAAGRYGRACVEVCRIAADLGIPAVTGMHPENPGLLMYREAYVVPTAGNAAGMAAALGAIVPLARKLGAGLPVGPAEDEGYLPRGIRRPGARALPGARRAVDMLVAKLGGTPFRTELPVEGYEAVAPAPPVADMPHATIAVVTTGAIVPKGNPDHLKRCSETRWQRYELEGRTRLEPDEFECVHGGFYNVPASENPNVVLPLDALRELERRGLFARLADFYCTTTGNDQRFADCVRNGKEIAELLWQERIDGVLLVATUGSCNRCGATISKEIERRRIPVAVISALPPLAMQAGANRVVQGVKIEHVCGDPALPAEEDGEVRRRLVERGLRALGTAVERPTLFEGDGTMVTAR
- a CDS encoding glycine/sarcosine/betaine reductase component B subunit, giving the protein MTASMNLTVGTFPVREVAFGAPAGWRDGRLVVDADRVAALVREDRRIRRVAVDLVQPGEAARIVQVRDVIEPRVKVEGPGHTYPGICGHAPDTVGDGVTHRYAGLGVLIASEALPHIRRTVSAATDSLIDMSGPGAVTVYSTLRYVALTIETLPDLDLTSWNDALRGAAHRVAADLAELVRAQTPPERRAYLLAPPAAGRPRVVHVHTLNASMVPGIGTGIYGYTQHALPVLLHPNEILDGAIAGDAVVTYPGKCTWLHVNNPALGALYERDGTDLAWLGSIISRTRWGGLDEKRLSAYQTAKLAAMLGADGALVTWNHGGNDLLEVMMTIQSLERAGIKTTFLTIESDIKVVRMTPALAETGTSEPPLLFSVPEADAIVSTGTLAPADPLPAMPRVIGGRDVVFDQERPDVRTPAAGPLDLEAVSGAYSPIFGHFDNYGLGRQSYLDY
- the grdC gene encoding glycine/sarcosine/betaine reductase complex component C subunit beta, which gives rise to MTTEGARPVSNGVRPVVRAARFAMAHTPALIAAGSKPRRELAVRGAAEREALLRHLRSFEDAVRYPPHQVMLGALPPEALWGIPRPWHDRPVDGARAEGPGGRMLDEMEFYAWLARADAASLLYVTPEFARTLQHFGAPERIQTMTAPGLARAVERGAEPLRRTPDETVGAVVPAHEQDESLAAPVLLENLAAKVTGGLALRALLDAVDSDTPVDYLIGCGEEAVGDRYQRGGGNLAKAMGELAGVRTAGASDVKSFCAGPLHALLLAGALVAGGVYRRVVVVAGGSLAKLGMKYRGHLSAGYPVLEDVIVGAAIDVVPDDGRSPVLRLDAAAVHRVGDGAAPHQMAQVLSSAPLRAAGLRLSDVDRYAVELHNPDITEPAGSGDVPYRNYQMIAALAAQAGEIERSAMDRFIEAHGMPGFSPTQGHIASAVAYLPHAIAGLTDGALRRVQLVAKGSLFLGRMTNMADGASLLLERNGAPPAGGRFA
- the grdA gene encoding glycine/sarcosine/betaine reductase complex selenoprotein A, with the protein product MIDLHGKLVLALGERDGIPAQAIAACAESAGGRVVYAATQCFVUTSAGAMDLEEQGRIQQLVEAGERDRMVVVLGTPNAASTLMIALTLTEGDPSYAGPLAGVPLGLPVYHVLEESVRDAIPAGVYEEQIGPMAFVLDKPGIEEALAKVRTRVSS